From the Mahella australiensis 50-1 BON genome, the window GATACTATAGTCAGCTATAAACAGCAAGAGGCGCGATATATAGGAAGCTCATGGTGGCAAAGCTCGTTTGTCGATATAATACTTATAGCAATAGGCATATTCGGCCTTTATTTATTTGACCAGTTTCAGCAAATACTGGCTGTTACCGGCGTGGACCCGACTGATATCCAAATAAACCCGCTGTTATTTTTTGCATCAACATTGTTCGGCTTGGGAACAGGATTGTTGTTTTTGCGTATATATCCTTGGCTTATAGAAGGCATATACAGGATTGGACGCCGTTTTTGGACACCATCGCTATATTATGTTCTTATAAAAGTTAGCCGTTCATTGCGGCAATATGAATTTCTTATGATCTTTCTAATAATGACTATAACTGTCGGACTATTTAGTGCTAATGCCGCAAGAACGTGGAACCGTAATATGGAGGACCGTATTCGTTATCAGATAGGAACGGATATAGTCATAACCACTGTATGGGAGGGCCAGTTTGTAACTGCAGGCAGTAATACTTCTTCCGGTACAGGTTCGTCCGCTGAACCGGAGAGGCTTCAATATACCGAACCACCTTTTTTAAGCTATCAACAATTACCGGGAGTGGAACATGCGGCTAAAGTATTTAAAAAACAAAGGGCAGATGTAGAAGCATCGGGGAAAATTATAAATGATGTGCAATTGATGGCTGTAGAACCTTATGAATTTGGCCAAACGATATGGTTTCGCTCGGATTTATTAAAACCCTATCATATAAATGATTACTTAAATTTACTTGCTTATGAACCGAGCGCGGTTCTTATATCCAGATCGCTCAGCGAGAAGTATAGCATTAACCCCGGGGATTATATCGATATAAGTTGGGCTGGGGCGGATGCGGCCAATTTTGTAGTATATGGTATAGTGAATTATTGGCCAACATGGAACCCTTTTGATCAATCTATGAAACGAGGGTCAGAATTAAGGGATAATCAGCCTATGTTGGTAGTTGCGAATTTGCCTTACGTGCAAAATAATATGGCATTGGAACCATATGAAATATGGCTGAAACTAAAGCCAGGCGCCAGTAGCGCTGAGCTATATAATGAAATAAGAGAAAGAAAGTTGCCTGTAATGGAGCTTAAGGATGCTGATCAGGAGATAATAAAGTTAAAAAATGAGCCGATGCAACTCGGCATGAACGGTACTATGACGTTAGGCTTTATTGTATCATTGATCATAACGTTTTTGGGCTTTTTATTGTATTGGATAATTTCTATGCATAAACGCACATTTGAATTTGGCGTATTGCGTGCTGTTGGCATTTCGCTATATCAGGTGGTAAGTATGCTGGTATGGGAACAAATTTTAACATCGGGTATAGCTGTTATATTTGGTATAATTGTAGGTGGGATTACGAGCAGATTGTTCGTTCCCATGCTACAAGTAGCTTATGATATAAATTCTCAGGTGCCGCCTTTTAGAGTT encodes:
- a CDS encoding ABC transporter permease; its protein translation is MTALVMILRKMINNRYLVLCLLVGLIISIALVSSIPMYGEGVLQRMLTKDLEEYQVTSESYPGAYKLSLYFKTETPAKDKANIYERLNRYITEDVPNRLNVPIITAVQSLALQPYEMKPADLTKADPNVSRFGKIQALSDFDRHIKLIDGRMPNKQRVNDVFEVLVTETVLEKLDTVLDTVFLMNMPQDTGLGQIKIKPVGVFTAKDPNDPYWLGTASINDQSLIVDMDLFKSFFAEQKKPLIKTSDWYYALDYRKIMAKDINAFLSRNDSIIKHANNIYDGLTVSSPINDILLKYQEQEKQANILLLILNVPVLLMLIFYIFMVAFLIIDADRDEIAVLRSRGASRGHILFQYLFEGIILAGVGFAVGPLLGLLLTKLLGISNGFLEFVNRKAIPAMLSRTAYQYALLAAVGCIVMFLVPAYFVVPAYFATKDTIVSYKQQEARYIGSSWWQSSFVDIILIAIGIFGLYLFDQFQQILAVTGVDPTDIQINPLLFFASTLFGLGTGLLFLRIYPWLIEGIYRIGRRFWTPSLYYVLIKVSRSLRQYEFLMIFLIMTITVGLFSANAARTWNRNMEDRIRYQIGTDIVITTVWEGQFVTAGSNTSSGTGSSAEPERLQYTEPPFLSYQQLPGVEHAAKVFKKQRADVEASGKIINDVQLMAVEPYEFGQTIWFRSDLLKPYHINDYLNLLAYEPSAVLISRSLSEKYSINPGDYIDISWAGADAANFVVYGIVNYWPTWNPFDQSMKRGSELRDNQPMLVVANLPYVQNNMALEPYEIWLKLKPGASSAELYNEIRERKLPVMELKDADQEIIKLKNEPMQLGMNGTMTLGFIVSLIITFLGFLLYWIISMHKRTFEFGVLRAVGISLYQVVSMLVWEQILTSGIAVIFGIIVGGITSRLFVPMLQVAYDINSQVPPFRVIAQIEDRMKIYIMIGIMFVVGLVVLGRILARIKISQAIKLGEE